In the Bos mutus isolate GX-2022 chromosome 10, NWIPB_WYAK_1.1, whole genome shotgun sequence genome, atggcaacccactccagtgttcttgcctggagaatcccagggacgggggagcctggtgggctgctgtctatggagtcgcacagagttggacacgactgaagcgacttagcagcagcagtagcagtatttcCTTTATATCAGTATTTCatgtaaaatgcatttatttaacatataaagttcctttaaaaggacattttataTCACTGCCTTAGATGGAAAATCTGTGGAACCTAGCTATATGATCAGAAAAACTACAATGAAGACAAAAGAATGCTGATTTAGTTAGATGTCCTTGCTTTGGGGCTAAAgcctgttctatttttttaaagaggacaTTAGTAGTTTTTAGGTATTAAAGACTTACTAGAACTAAAATGACAGGATGCAAAGGATTGAACAAGGAATGACATTTTCCCCTGTGTGAGTCAATGGTATTTTACATCATTTCCTATACCGCTGCCAGTGGGTATGGCTAAGAAACTTGTGCTGTATGCCTTGCAGGCTCTCCAGAGAGCAAAGTAGGTGGGCTTTGAATATATTTGGCAGAAAAGCAGTGGATAAGGGTTAATGTAGAAATGTGATTTACCATGGGGATGAAGATTTCAGAGAACTGGTATTGTTAAACATTCTTATTGATCAAACCGTGCCTGGTCCCTTTGTTAGGGTCCGTGAAAAAGATTGACAATAATTTAGacctgttttctttcttagtaGGAATGCTCTTGGTCTTTGGGGCCAGATCATTGTTACGCAGGACTGTCCCTAGCATAGGTACTCTTGTTCCCTGGGCACTTAAATGCCAGTGGTAATACCAtccaccacctccccaccccacccccactactaccccctcccccaccccccgttAATTGTGGTAACTAGTTACCTTACTTTTCTAAGTGTCTTTTAGGAGTGATTAAGTACTGTAGGGTACCCCCAGGAAGGGAATGGGGAGTATATTCTAAGCAGAGGATATGTCCTCTACAAATAAATGTTTGGAAGCAGGATTGAGTATTTAAAACTCATCTATCTTTTCCAGAAGAGAAGAAGAAGTTGATTAGAGATTTCGATGAAAAGCAACAGGAAGCAAATGAAACGGTGAGAACAGGAACAAGTTCTTATTTCCTCTTCCTGTTTGTTGGTCTTTGCCAGAAGTAATGCTTATGACATTATGATCACAGATTTAACTGTTCCCGTCTGTTGACCTTAGTTTTGATTAGTTCTTACTAAATGAGGCCAGTTGATGGGGATGGGTATTGAGTAAAACTTGAACACTCCCCCGAAGTGAGTCCTTGATAAAACATTGCTGATACAATAAGGACATTCTCCTTTTACAAGGGTGGACTTttgaaagcacattttaaaagctgGCCATTAAGATAACTTATTCTCCTTGTTAAACTTACTGTCACAGAAAATGGACCTCAGAGGTGGTTCCTACTCACATtgccttgttttaaaaaatagaaggttTTGGTACCTTGGGCAAGGCATGCATGGTCAGGATGAGTTCTCAGTCAGGACCCAAAGCTTATCAGAAGTTGGTTCAGGTTGCTAAGCAGTTTAAGAACTGCTTCTCATTTAACCTgtgacttttctttaaaaaaaaaaaaaggcaagttttGCTCTTACCTTTTAGAAGTAAGGGTCCTCTGTCTTCATTACATTGTGCTCTAGCTTTAGCAAACCCTTTTAGGAGGCTGGAGCTAAAATCTCGGTCTCTGGTAGCACTCCAAAGAAATAGTTGCCTCTAGTATCTGCTACCCCAGAGTAGACTGAAGAATTCTTTTTAAGCCACAGAACTTTATTGTTTGTTGAAGAATAACTCCTTTATTCCAATGAAGTTTTTAGAAGTTAAGCCCATCTGCATCCTTTTTTCTGCTCTGCATGTATTTGAAGAAGGATCAACCTATCAGACTGTGGAAACTATCACCTTCAAAATGGGAGTACCAGAAACTTTTCTAATACCTTTGCATTACTGGGCATAAATCTGTGATATCTGTTACAGAGCTAGGCCTCTTTTTCAGTTAACATCTTGGTAGCATTTTCTAAAGTTAACTAGTCCTACTCTAGCCAtccaaagcagaagaaaatgacTCATGGCCTCTTACAAATGAGTCTGTGTGTTACAATTTACTTGTCCCAGAAAAATGGAAAGGATTTGGACCCCTGGTTTTTCTGACATGGACACAAACAGTTGATtttcaggaggaggaagggaagaaccTTGATGCCATACCCCTAATTATTTTTAGTACAGTAGGTCCTTAAGTGCTTCGTGATAGCACTTGGACCATAACAGGCTAAGAACTTGGTATACTGAAAAGAGTATGAAGATCTGGAATCCTGACTTATGTAATCTTGAACAGGTTTCTTCGAGTCTCATATATGAAGTAAAAGTATTTCCTACCTTTTTGatctgttgtgaggattaaatgagaaaatatatgtcAAAATGTTTAATAAGCTATAAGGTACTTGTTAGTTTTCTCACTTATTCATCACATACTTTTTGAAGGCCTGTTCTGTGCCTGCTGGGCACTATGCCAAGCACTCAGTAATGAAGTGAAGGTGTCACAtgtggtccctgccctcctgggccacattttgagtatttatttagGATTGCTTGTGGTTTGATTAGTCCAAACTAGACATATTACCCATATGAGAGAGAATAGAAGCAGGCCGTCTACTCACTACTTTCTGCCTTCCTAGCTGGCAGAGATGGAAGAGGAACTGCGTTATGCACCCCTATCTTTTCGTAACCCTATGATGTCTAAGCTGCGAACCTACCGGAAGGACCTTGCCAAACTCCATCGGGAAGTGAGAAGTACGCCTTTGACAGCCACTCCTGGGGCCCGAGGAGACATGAAATATGGCACATACGCTGTGGAGAACGAGCATATGGTGAGCATCAGCTGTCTTCCCTGTGGGTCTGTGGCACAGTGATTAACAGAATTGTGGAGTACAGTTGATGTTATCAGTTGCATACTTGACTGGTTTTTTCCATCTTATCTTCTTTCTTGCATCCAATTTCCCTTCTCCCCTTGGGTGCCTGCCTCTACTGAATTTAATGCAGACCATTCCAAACAATTTACCTGTTTAGATTTTTTTGTATCCTTTATGTATAAAACAGTGCTTGATGGGTAGTGGTGATATACAGGCGTTACCTATTCATGTTACACCTGGACTCTGTAGTCTGACTCACTAATCCAGTTTCTTTCTCACATATCCCCCCAGAGTTCAGTTAGGATTTTAACTTATCAGAGCATTGTTACAAAAGTAACCCACACTTTTCCTTACATTTGTATCAATGGTCCAATAGCCCAGATACAGTAGAGAAAGCAGGATGTTCCTCAAAAAAGGGGGGCTGACACCTTACTCATCATAATAGAAAGTGAGCCAGACTGCCTCTCTAGCCTACAgtgttctcatttataaaattagaCTACTAAATTGAAAATGTGTATTCTCAAACTGTCTAAAGAAGCTAGataggtaaaggagaaaaggttcACAAAGATTAAATTTCATGTGTTACATTTGGGATTATGCTCCACAGCACAAAGTAGAAATGGCCTGTCTGGTAATGTGGGAGAGAAGTGGAAGGGGACCCACTAGTGTAGACTGTATGGATGTAGAAAGGGTGATGACACAGTGTTAAACAAATCCTGTTTCATGAAGCATCCTAAACGTAGTTTGAGATATTCACATGATACTGGCCTGACATTCCTGATGTGAAAACTAGAGTTTTTGAGAatgatataaaattttcaaaggaGAGTGGGAAAACACATGCAAGGAGCACTTGTTAAAAGTGAGATGAAAGGTGTACAGTGACTTTGGTCATCTGTGACCCAAaaagccccaaaaaacaaaacggGGGAAGATAATTCCAagcaataatttttctttaaaattattagtttcagaaattataaaaacaatatagGTATATAAACTACTTTCAGTAGAATTACTGTTCCAAATCTGGGGTTGATTCATGTGACCTTACTGTCTCTGCCTCCTCTTTCTTAAGCCCAATCATTTGAAAATCCTcatcttttatgtttaaaaatgttgtttTCCTGCTGCCTTTAAGCCAGTGTAAACTGGAGTTCATTTCAGCCTCATTCAGTGGTTTCCTCACTTGTCTGTGCtatatatgaagtgaaaaagCCTTCTTGTTGCTTCTGATCTGGGAACACACCTTTCGGCTTCTTAATGGTGGTATCGAGTGCTAATGGTCACCTGCTCAGTAAATAGGCCTTGTGAGCTGACCCCTTTTCCAGAGTTGGTGCACATGTATGCTCGAAAGAGCTGAGAACTTAGAGCTGCCTCCATTTCTGTCAGTAGTTATTTCTGGCCTGACAAAGGCTGCTTCGGTCTTCATGCCTCCTGTGCTTAGGAATAGGTGGAATAATACTTTGGTGGAGTTTCAGAAATAGTGCGCTTTACTTGGCCCCGGATACTACCTCCCTTGAGAGCAAATCTCCAGTGTAACAACTTCaggatttgttttctgtttggccTGAGGCGAAATTCTTTGGATGCTTACCAAGGGTGTAGCTACTTTTTTCCAGAGAGTAGTAGTCTCACACTTTTAAGTGATTTTCTATGTGTGCTGAAAACGAATAGCTTATTCATGGTCACTCAGTACCAATCAGTGGGAACTTTCAGTGAATTACACTATTTCTAAGGCTGTAGAGTTTAGTTGGTTTGCGCTATCAAAATGATAGGATGTATGAATTTTTAGGTAGCTCCTGCATCCCAGATCTGGGCCATTGCCTCTCAGATGTTGCTAGTCCAGGAAGCACATGAGTCAGTTCAGATTCGTCAGGAGAACAAGGAAGATGCTCTGGTGTATTGAATCCTCTCCTTGCCTCACTTAAGTGCAACAAGCAGTGGACTGGGAGGTATTGTGATCCTAGATTGAATCCCAGGTTCTCTTGTAGTCTGATTCATTAGCATCTTTGATTGTCTTACAAGTATGAAAATTACTGCACACTATATCCCTtcttataaattcatttataacGAAAGAAGTCTAACAATTCCCTTTCATACTCCTGTCAGAATCGGCTACAGTCTCAAAGGGCATTGCTTCTGCAAGGCACTGACAGCCTGAATCGGGCCACCCAGAGTATTGAGCGTTCTCATCGTATTGCTGCAGAGACTGACCAGATTGGCTCAGAAATCATAGAAGAGCTGGGGGAGCAACGTGACCAGTTGGAACGTACCAAGAGTAGAGTAAGTCTGGGTGGATAGAGGGGCAAGAATGGGGAAAGTAAGTGGGCCCATTACATCCTGATGCTTTGCTGCTGTCAGAAGCAACCGCAGTTCCAAATTCAGGGTATGATTTTTTAGGTTCTTATGCTTTTCTCTGTTCGTAATTTGCTTGACTAAAACATATCCCTTGTAAGTAATTTTACTTGTAAGATTTAGAGGTCACTGGGCAGGGGGACTGAGATTGCAGAAAacccagtttcttcatttattgaaGATTGTCAAATAGGATTGTAGCCATACCATCCTTTTATTAGGTCCTATATTAGGTCCTGTATTATGAACTAAATTTCTGTTTCTCACACATCTAGTAGAACACCTGCTATTCTTATGAAAGCAACATTTGCTTTAAAAGATTCTAAGCTTTCCTGTCATTTAGAGCCAAGGCTATTTTCCACGTGTCATAAAATAGTACTACTGACAATTTATAGAGGTTTAATCCTGGACTCTTCTTAACCTAAGGTAAGGgagatcttgggcttccctgatggctcagtggtaaagaatccgcctgcagtgtaggagacaggggttcaatccctgggtcgagaagatcccctggagtaggaaatagcaacccactccagtattcttgcctaggaagtcccatggacagaggacgtggctggctacagtccatgggatcacagagtcaaatatgactgagcaattaacactactactactacaaaCTAAGGGAGATGactgtgagaaaacaaaatacttaggCCAAATGATGACTGTACTGTGGCCTCTAATCTACTATCACTTATCACTCTAAGGGGCTCTGAAAAACaacttatttcttcctttctgtaccATCTGCAAAGGAATTGTAAAAACTGCCAGTGGAATGCTGTATTAAGAACATGAGGTAGATAAATGAAACACAGATACTATGGGCAAGACTTAGATACGAGAAAGTCATCTCAAATCCCCACACTGAGCCCTTATTTTCCCACCTTAATAGCCGTAATTCTCCACTCTTAAAATCAAGTCAGAATGATTTTGACAACTTAAAATCAAGTCAGGTATCATCCTCCTCAGTGAAAATTCACAGTAAAGTACTGAATTCAAGGTAAACTGCAGAGAAAGCAGCTTGTTTGCAGATTGCatggtttgtttttacttttgaacTTACTAGATGGATTAGTTGAATTTTAAAGCTGAGGAATGAGCTGAGAGATCAACTTACCAAGGCCACTGGTGAACAGGAACAGATGGCAGGTGGCATCTGTTGAAATATCCTCCAGCTATATAGGTTAGTAACAGGCAaccaaaaggggggaaaaaaggcttttaaaaaaagattaattccTTTCATAATTCAATATAAGTATCTCTTAAAGggtaaagaaaaaagggaaaagaaccaGATCTCAAAAGTGGTAATCCACCAGGCTACAAAAACAAACATTAGCTCAGGAGGCTGTCCTGGAGTTTGGGCTGATGAAATTCACATCTTAAGTTGCTCAGAGTTACTTCAGTTACTGGCAAGGTACACTCGAAGACTTTGTGTTGTGTAGCCACAGTGAAGGATTAGCTCAGTCCCAGAGGTCTCCTCACAGCAGCCTTGGGATACAATCATTCCTAGGCCTATTGACAAGTATTAAAGTATCTTGTCCTTTCCAGTTTCTTCTACTTACAGAGGCCATCATTTAAATTGATTTGATTTCTGGGAGTTTTTCAACATAAAGCCTTTAACACCGTCAGTTTACTAATGTTCAGTTCTACAGTGTGTACTTCTGTGAGACGAGGGAAATAATTGCTATTTTCTCTTCTCAGCTGGTAAATACAAGTGAAAACTTGAGCAAAAGTCGGAAGATTCTCCGCTCAATGTCCAGAAAGTAAGTTTCAAAAATTAGTCACAATTAATTTCTCTTAATTCTAATCTTTCAGCTGAGAATGTCAAAGCTTTAAACCATGACTTGCAAAGGTACTGatagaacagaagaaataaagaatatcacATAGTTAAGTATCCCAGAAAAAATCCATTGTTGGAAGTATACATGCTGCTCTGATTTGGAGCAGTGGAAAACTGGTCCACCGGAAGGACTTTTCATGCCAGTTTACTTTCCTTAGAGAAGACAGCACATGGGAACAGGGCTTGATATTCCTggaaataaatttgtaaaaactTAATTAGAAAACTTTTCACTGCTTTGGCTTTGTACTTGATTTTGGCTCTGCTTGCCCTTTATGGGAGTCAGCCATTATTTGGGAGTTCTGTCTTGTTAGCAAGGAGTTGATTTGAGAAAAAACCCTTTAGGTAAATGCTAACAGCAGCAGAACCATGGGCAGAAGGGAAGTATTGACACTGAGGCTGAATTTGGGGGGTAAGTCGGTGTAGGTAGTATGAGTGAAACCATAACCAAGTCATGGAACTAGCAAGAGAGTGAGATTTTCCAAAACAGTGGTAAGTTCCTTGTGGAGCAGGAGAAAATGTCTGATTTTGATTCTTTGTGTTAAAGAGTATAGGAGCTTCAGAAAAATTTCTACCTTTATAGAGAAAGGCAAGAAGTTGAGAAGACATTGAAAGGCACTCCCAGCTTCTAGTTACTTATCCTAAAGCAGGACCACCTCCTGTACTCAAGCTGGACTTGGACACTGGGGTCTCCCACCGCCCCTTCTCCTAATGTGTCCTCACAGCTGTAGTATGTGGTCAGGGCAGCtatagatggttagatagtgaGCTTCTACTTTGAAATCTGAttcaactgatttaaaaaatggtatactttttcacatgtttatttaatatttttctaattagcCCATCATAGAAAAACTACTTTTAAAGTGAAGTACTAATTACTATTTgaagacattttagaaaaaaacatttgtatGTTTTGGTATCTTATTGCCCCGGTTTTCAATATTTCTGTGAGGTAGATAGTAGTAATTATTTACAAGGTTACTAAGTGGCTACATGATCGAACAAAAATTCAGTCTGCCTCACAGTATCCTGCCTTGGCCGCAGGTCAAACTCCTCAGTattaagaatggaaagaaataagGTTACCCAGACTTCTGACTACATCCCACTTTGCTTCTCTTTGTAGAGTGACAACCAACAAGCTGCTGCTTTCCATCGTCATCTTACTGGAGCTAGCCATTCTGGGAGGCCTGGTTTATTACAAATTCTTTCGCAGGCATTAAACCTCCTATAGGGAAGGGGTTGTGGACCAGAACTGTGACTCTGTGAATGAATGGCGTTAGAGGTGTGGAAAAAATCTTATTGCTGCTGTGAACTAGTGGTTCAAGAAGGCACTGTGTAGCCAGACtgtgggtggagggaggaagaCAGAAGACCACTGAAATGTGAAGGAACAGCAATAAGACCAGTATGATATACCAAGGtaataaatgtcatttatttgACTTAAGTTTACATAGCGCTCCAACATATTAATACCCTGTGAGCATCAAAAAACCaaatacagtacagtactattATCGGTCACCAAAATGAAAGGGAAGGAAACTGTACAATTGTGAGAATGCACAAATGTTCTCATTAAGGCAGTATTGACCCAGATGATCATTCAGTATCTGTCACCACAAACGCCTCACGGCTCTGGAATGCCCACTGTGACACATGTGTCAACAAACAGTATTCCCTAAATTCTTACACGTTCTTCACTCTCTGATTCATCTGGTGAGCTGGGAGTAGGAAGTTGGTCGTAGACAACATGCCCTCCCTCCCTCGTCTGCCCGAAACTCGAAGCAATGACGTCCACTGCCAGGCTGGCTGTAGCCTTGGCCTCCTCCTCTGACACGGCCAACCGAGGATTGACTTCAACGAGGTCCAGGGCCGAGAGCAACCCTGAAAACACAAAGCAGGACAACAAGAAAACTTCCTAGCTGCTCCTTTCAGTGAGGGTCGTCCCACCTGGGTAGAACACACCAAGGTGAAAGGGTCATGTTCTACTAGAAAATTACCCACTGTCAGGAAGGCCCTTACCCCTCATCCTCTTGGGCATGAATTTAAGTTAGAAACACTGGTAATGCCGGGGCAGGATTGAGAGAAACCTTTAAAGCAATTAAGTCAGTTATCCCTGTGTAATGAATGTAACAGGCATGGCTGACAGGCTTTCTGGTTAGGATGAGCAAGGTCGGGGTGAGGGGTAAACAGGGGTGGCAGTAGGAGTTTCCAGTCTAGTTGGGAAAATGTATCATTTCCAGTATTTCCAGGGACCTGCCAGATGCCTGCCTGTAGTTGTGTGATGAGATCTCTCACGTCTCACTAGCCAGCACTCTATTCCCACTTCTGAACTCTGGCGCTGTGTAGCTTTTAAGGCACCGTGTGTCCTAAAGTATAGCTGTTACTGCATATCTTACTCTCACCCCTGCAAGTTTGAACTCTCAGACAGGCTCCATGTATGACACAGTTCTTAGGTCTCCCTTCAGACGGATGCAGTATCTTGCACTTGGTCATATTTAGTTTGAACTCCAGTTACCTTCTGTGAGGGTCTGGGTACTTGTGCCAAAGGGTTTGAGGCGGGAAGATTAGACCATAAAAGAACCTATCtagccctgccctctgcccctccccatcAACATATATATCCCCTACTTCTGGGgtgtttatttttagttggttATTCTGGATGAAGTTAATCTACCTCCTTTAAGAGTCACTAGAAGAAACTAGATTGGAGGATACAAGTATCTGAATATTTAGGGTGGCCATAAAGCCTGGATACATGGATGAATATACCTAATGACTTATGGATATCCCATTTTAGTACATGTACCTTCACTGCTAGTACATCGGCACAGTGTGCCGTCCCTTAGCAATGCGGAGTTCAGTGCGCCGTGCAGAACTACAGTGAGCAGGTGTGTCCACCAGCTCCTGCACATGCATCTGTATCCAATCTCCACCTACTAAATGTGGACCTTTTACATAGCCCAGAAGTAAATCAAGAGGGTACAAACTGTTAAAAACATACTACCTATATTTCTAGACTACTGCCACCTTGTGGATTAAGCAAACTGCTTTATCTAGTTGATAGTCTCAGGACAGACAGCCTTTTGGAATAGAATAACACTGCAGCAGGGGAAGGATGGACAGGGTATAACCACTGCCCCCATCTAAGAGCTAGAGGTTACTAATCTCTGCTCTAAGTGGTATCAGTGGGAACCTGAATGGAGAACTGAATTTCCAGGTTCACTGGCCAAGGACAGCTGACAGTGTCTCAGTTGTAGGTCTGAGAATAAGATTTTCTGGTCCCATCAAATCTGATTGACAAGCATTCTTCTTTATGTAGTGCCTAAGGTTCTGGTAGGCTCCAGAGCCAGGGAGACCATTTCTCAACTTCCATATCCCATCCCAGATAGTCAAGGGTTTCTTGTAGTCCTCGACTTTTCAGTCTGGGGTCTCTATGCCATTTCAACCCCAATTTCATGAGGTGGTATTGAAGTACCATGCAGTAATTGTTTAAATTTTACAATGAGAGGTCATTTAAAGTAGCCTTAAAACCAAGAGCTTTCTGACAGAAatggaaagtatttgcaaatgagtATGAGTTTGGGGACAGTAACCTCTTGTAGCtactcttttctaaaaattttttattaattttttgcgccatgaagcttgtgggatcttagttccccaatcagggatcgaacccagccactgtagtgaaagcaccaagttaagtcctaaccattggaccaccagggaattcccccctTGTAGCTACTCTTGATCCCCTAGCTTTCAGTTTACTGATCTTCCTGTCAGCCATTCATCTTCCAGTATCCCCATGTTACAGGTCCTAGCAAACAAGCTCTAGTGTAAGACTTCTATGAAAGGGCACAAGGTGGTGTCCAGCTTTGAAATATCTTCAAGGGAAGCTTCAACTCCCAGTGAACCAGTCTCATAGTGTCAGGGTTAAAATTAGAACTATTTGGCCTTGCCTTTTAGTCTTCATCTGCCTTTATACAATTCAGATGCAAAGAACTACATCAGTTTggcagtttatttttgtatttattaagtgtttaagtggacagtattttttttttactcagtgTTACCCTAATGTATTTTGTTATCAGCCAGGTCCAAACATGCCTCTAAGTGATTCCTTATTAGCCTGACCACATGGCTCTTAGCTATAGAAGTTTAAAGAGAAACAATGTCTCCAGTGACATGTAATAATagaaaagatcccctggcaggCAAGAGGCTTCAGCAGATCTACTTAGGTAATTAACAGGTTGATCACTGCTTACCTGTACTGTGTATTTCCTCAGTAATATATATGCCTTCTCGATAGGTCAGTCCCCCTACAACAGGGGTTCCTGTGGCTGGAGCCAGTGTAGGGTCAAATGCATCAATATCGAAACTCAGATGGATTGGCCTTTGTCTTCTTGAAaggaggaaaataagagaaagtcATTTGGGCTGTACTTGGATGTTCGTCCTTCCTACAGCTACAACTCCTTGGTTTTGTTGCTGTTAATGCTAGTACTTTATTAATACAGCAGATTTCCAGATTTCCTGTTCTGAAAGTTATTATGTTAGGTGCTTACACACCACTTCATAGTCTTGCCCTCGGTTCTGTGTGCCTCAGACTAACTCCAGTTTGTATTTCTGATTTACCCTgggctttagggcttccctggtggctcagagggtaaagcgtctggctacaatgtgggagacccgggttcgatccctgggtcaggaagatcccctggagaaggcagtgacaacccactccagtactcttgcctggaaaaccccacggactgagaagcctggtaggctacagtccatggggtcgcaaagagtcggatacgactgagcgacttcactttcactttagagccTCTTACATTAAGAACTATCAATAGAGAGAATTCTTCACTTCCATAGGACATGGGTTCTGACAAATTCTAGTTGAAGTTGGATGGGTCTAGGTTACAGTTAGTTATTCTCTCAGAGTAGAACAGCAGCTCTGAACTTAATGACTTTGATCTTACCATCTCCCAATTCCAACTTGAGTTTAGCCCAGGCATCCAATGGTTGAAGGTAACATACAGTAAATACCTATATAGTAAATTATTTATACTTCCTAACACTTTAAGAAACAGTACTACCAAGGTGGCAATTAATCACCCagaaatgaagactcagcactGGGAAAATGTTCTTAACTAGCATTTGATTAGCATTCACCCGTCATCTTTCTATACTACCAAGATTTgcttaatataaaattttcagaTGATGCAATAGTTGAGgctgggaagaagagaaaagttGGAACAATGAATGCTTCTCCTTTCAAAAGATAAGCATTAAAAATGGAGCTAAAGAGAAATTCACCAGAGCTGTtttccctcccagccccagaAGAACATGACTGAAGTTTCATAGTCTCCCTTTCTGAATTATCTGAATTTTTT is a window encoding:
- the VTI1B gene encoding vesicle transport through interaction with t-SNAREs homolog 1B codes for the protein MATSAASSEHFEKLHEIFRGLHEDLRGVPERLLGMAGTEEKKKLIRDFDEKQQEANETLAEMEEELRYAPLSFRNPMMSKLRTYRKDLAKLHREVRSTPLTATPGARGDMKYGTYAVENEHMNRLQSQRALLLQGTDSLNRATQSIERSHRIAAETDQIGSEIIEELGEQRDQLERTKSRLVNTSENLSKSRKILRSMSRKVTTNKLLLSIVILLELAILGGLVYYKFFRRH